In Carya illinoinensis cultivar Pawnee chromosome 10, C.illinoinensisPawnee_v1, whole genome shotgun sequence, one DNA window encodes the following:
- the LOC122279644 gene encoding autophagy-related protein 8C-like isoform X1, which yields MAKTAFKLEHPLGFFPVPWFSPLYFMVFDISERRVAEAARIREKYPDRVPVIVEKAERSDIPDIDKKKYLVPADLTIGQFVYVVRKRIKLSAEKAIFVFVKNTLPPTASLMSAIYEENKDEDGFLYMTYSGENTFGSL from the exons ATGGCCAAAACAGCGTTCAAGCTCGAACATCCATTGGGTTTCTTTCCTGTCCCTTGGTTTTCCCCCCTTTAT TTTATGGTTTTTGACATCTCAGAAAGGAGGGTGGCTGAAGCTGCTCGAATCAGAGAGAAATATCCAGATAGAGTACCT GTGATTGTGGAGAAGGCTGAAAGAAGTGACATTCCTGACATTGATAAGAAGAA ATACCTTGTTCCAGCTGACTTAACTATTGGTCAATTTGTTTATGTGGTGCGGAAAAGGATTAAGCTTAGTGCCGAGAAGGCTATATTTGTCTTTGTGAAGAACACCCTACCTCCCACTG CTTCCTTGATGTCTGCAATCTACGAGGAAAACAAGGATGAAGATGGTTTTCTTTACATGACTTACAGTGGAGAGAACACCTTTGGATCCCTCTAA
- the LOC122279644 gene encoding autophagy-related protein 8C-like isoform X2 — protein sequence MAKTAFKLEHPLERRVAEAARIREKYPDRVPVIVEKAERSDIPDIDKKKYLVPADLTIGQFVYVVRKRIKLSAEKAIFVFVKNTLPPTASLMSAIYEENKDEDGFLYMTYSGENTFGSL from the exons ATGGCCAAAACAGCGTTCAAGCTCGAACATCCATTGG AAAGGAGGGTGGCTGAAGCTGCTCGAATCAGAGAGAAATATCCAGATAGAGTACCT GTGATTGTGGAGAAGGCTGAAAGAAGTGACATTCCTGACATTGATAAGAAGAA ATACCTTGTTCCAGCTGACTTAACTATTGGTCAATTTGTTTATGTGGTGCGGAAAAGGATTAAGCTTAGTGCCGAGAAGGCTATATTTGTCTTTGTGAAGAACACCCTACCTCCCACTG CTTCCTTGATGTCTGCAATCTACGAGGAAAACAAGGATGAAGATGGTTTTCTTTACATGACTTACAGTGGAGAGAACACCTTTGGATCCCTCTAA
- the LOC122279644 gene encoding autophagy-related protein 8C-like isoform X3, producing MVFDISERRVAEAARIREKYPDRVPVIVEKAERSDIPDIDKKKYLVPADLTIGQFVYVVRKRIKLSAEKAIFVFVKNTLPPTASLMSAIYEENKDEDGFLYMTYSGENTFGSL from the exons ATGGTTTTTGACATCTCAGAAAGGAGGGTGGCTGAAGCTGCTCGAATCAGAGAGAAATATCCAGATAGAGTACCT GTGATTGTGGAGAAGGCTGAAAGAAGTGACATTCCTGACATTGATAAGAAGAA ATACCTTGTTCCAGCTGACTTAACTATTGGTCAATTTGTTTATGTGGTGCGGAAAAGGATTAAGCTTAGTGCCGAGAAGGCTATATTTGTCTTTGTGAAGAACACCCTACCTCCCACTG CTTCCTTGATGTCTGCAATCTACGAGGAAAACAAGGATGAAGATGGTTTTCTTTACATGACTTACAGTGGAGAGAACACCTTTGGATCCCTCTAA
- the LOC122278088 gene encoding arogenate dehydratase/prephenate dehydratase 1, chloroplastic-like isoform X3, with translation MALKGAALWVCARNPCSDLGTSDLDSRNSGAASISFKFDLEKFSRECCSLGALTQQATTPVEDEKPRVPGVESSGAIARTWGNESRGLHKDLYLLPKPLSANDLTSSPSDGSKVRVAYQGLPGAYSEAAALKAYPKCEPVPCDQFEEAFKAVELWLVDKAAIPIENSVGGSIHRNYDLLLRHRLHIVGEVQLQVNHCLLGLPGVRKEEIRNVLSHPMALAQCDMVLNELGVLSVSAHDTAGAAQMVSSTGLRESGAIASARAAEIYGLEILAENIQDDGNNITRFLILGREPVIPGTDRPYKTSIVFTLEEGPGELFKALSLFAMRSINLSKIESRPQKQHPLRLVDYSNEGSTNGQWFLVAGILTTCSSSTLKLQWQSLVPKML, from the exons ATGGCTCTTAAAGGTGCAGCTCTCTGGGTTTGCGCCAGAAATCCTTGTTCTGATCTCGGGACCTCAGATTTGGATTCTAGGAATTCTGGGGCCGCATCGATCAGTTTTAAGTTCGATTTGGAAAAGTTTAGCAGGGAATGTTGTAGTCTGGGTGCTTTGACTCAGCAAGCTACCACTCCTGTGGAAGATGAGAAGCCGCGTGTGCCTGGGGTTGAGTCGTCTGGGGCCATTGCGCGAACTTGGGGCAATGAATCCAGGGGTCTTCACAAGGATTTGTACCTTCTCCCTA AACCGTTATCCGCGAATGACCTCACTTCTTCTCCAAGTGATGGTTCAAAAGTACGGGTTGCCTATCAG GGGCTGCCAGGAGCATATAGCGAGGCTGCAGCACTGAAAGCATACCCCAAGTGCGAACCTGTTCCATGTGACCAGTTTGAAGAAGCATTCAAG GCTGTTGAATTGTGGTTAGTGGATAAAGCAGCTATTCCCATCGAGAATTCTGTTGGTGGGAGCATCCATCGTAATTACGATTTGCTACTTCGACATAGGCTGCACATAGTTGGGGAGGTGCAGTTGCAAGTTAACCATTGCCTTTTAGGGTTACCTGGCGTAAGAAAAGAGGAGATAAGAAATGTTTTGAGTCATCCTATG GCTCTTGCTCAATGTGACATGGTGCTAAATGAATTAGGTGTTCTCAGCGTTAGTGCTCATGATACTGCTGGTGCTGCTCAG ATGGTGTCGTCAACTGGCCTAAGAGAGTCTGGAGCCATTGCTAGTGCCAGAGCTGCAGAAATTTATGGGCTTGAGATTCTTGCTGAAAATATCCAG GATGATGGCAATAATATTACCCGTTTCCTGATACTTGGAAGAGAACCCGTAATTCCTGGAACTGATAGGCCCTATAAG ACAAGCATTGTTTTTACTCTAGAAGAAGGTCCTGGTGAACTTTTCAAAGCTTTGTCCCTCTTTGCTATGAGGAGCATTAATTTGTCTAAG atTGAGAGCCGCCCTCAGAAACAGCATCCTTTAAGGCTTGTTGATTATTCTAATGAAGGAAGCACCAA TGGTCAATGGTTTCTGGTGGCAGGGATTTTGACTACCTGTTCTTCATCGACTTTGAAGCTTCAATGGCAGAGCCTCGTGCCCAAAATGCTTTAG
- the LOC122278088 gene encoding arogenate dehydratase/prephenate dehydratase 1, chloroplastic-like isoform X1, translated as MALKGAALWVCARNPCSDLGTSDLDSRNSGAASISFKFDLEKFSRECCSLGALTQQATTPVEDEKPRVPGVESSGAIARTWGNESRGLHKDLYLLPKPLSANDLTSSPSDGSKVRVAYQGLPGAYSEAAALKAYPKCEPVPCDQFEEAFKAVELWLVDKAAIPIENSVGGSIHRNYDLLLRHRLHIVGEVQLQVNHCLLGLPGVRKEEIRNVLSHPMALAQCDMVLNELGVLSVSAHDTAGAAQMVSSTGLRESGAIASARAAEIYGLEILAENIQDDGNNITRFLILGREPVIPGTDRPYKTSIVFTLEEGPGELFKALSLFAMRSINLSKIESRPQKQHPLRLVDYSNEGSTKDFDYLFFIDFEASMAEPRAQNALGHLQQEFARFLRVLGCYPIDTVP; from the exons ATGGCTCTTAAAGGTGCAGCTCTCTGGGTTTGCGCCAGAAATCCTTGTTCTGATCTCGGGACCTCAGATTTGGATTCTAGGAATTCTGGGGCCGCATCGATCAGTTTTAAGTTCGATTTGGAAAAGTTTAGCAGGGAATGTTGTAGTCTGGGTGCTTTGACTCAGCAAGCTACCACTCCTGTGGAAGATGAGAAGCCGCGTGTGCCTGGGGTTGAGTCGTCTGGGGCCATTGCGCGAACTTGGGGCAATGAATCCAGGGGTCTTCACAAGGATTTGTACCTTCTCCCTA AACCGTTATCCGCGAATGACCTCACTTCTTCTCCAAGTGATGGTTCAAAAGTACGGGTTGCCTATCAG GGGCTGCCAGGAGCATATAGCGAGGCTGCAGCACTGAAAGCATACCCCAAGTGCGAACCTGTTCCATGTGACCAGTTTGAAGAAGCATTCAAG GCTGTTGAATTGTGGTTAGTGGATAAAGCAGCTATTCCCATCGAGAATTCTGTTGGTGGGAGCATCCATCGTAATTACGATTTGCTACTTCGACATAGGCTGCACATAGTTGGGGAGGTGCAGTTGCAAGTTAACCATTGCCTTTTAGGGTTACCTGGCGTAAGAAAAGAGGAGATAAGAAATGTTTTGAGTCATCCTATG GCTCTTGCTCAATGTGACATGGTGCTAAATGAATTAGGTGTTCTCAGCGTTAGTGCTCATGATACTGCTGGTGCTGCTCAG ATGGTGTCGTCAACTGGCCTAAGAGAGTCTGGAGCCATTGCTAGTGCCAGAGCTGCAGAAATTTATGGGCTTGAGATTCTTGCTGAAAATATCCAG GATGATGGCAATAATATTACCCGTTTCCTGATACTTGGAAGAGAACCCGTAATTCCTGGAACTGATAGGCCCTATAAG ACAAGCATTGTTTTTACTCTAGAAGAAGGTCCTGGTGAACTTTTCAAAGCTTTGTCCCTCTTTGCTATGAGGAGCATTAATTTGTCTAAG atTGAGAGCCGCCCTCAGAAACAGCATCCTTTAAGGCTTGTTGATTATTCTAATGAAGGAAGCACCAA GGATTTTGACTACCTGTTCTTCATCGACTTTGAAGCTTCAATGGCAGAGCCTCGTGCCCAAAATGCTTTAGGACATCTGCAG CAGGAATTTGCAAGATTTCTTCGTGTCCTTGGTTGCTATCCGATCGATACGGTTCCATAG
- the LOC122278088 gene encoding arogenate dehydratase/prephenate dehydratase 1, chloroplastic-like isoform X2 has protein sequence MALKGAALWVCARNPCSDLGTSDLDSRNSGAASISFKFDLEKFSRECCSLGALTQQATTPVEDEKPRVPGVESSGAIARTWGNESRGLHKDLYLLPKPLSANDLTSSPSDGSKVRVAYQGLPGAYSEAAALKAYPKCEPVPCDQFEEAFKAVELWLVDKAAIPIENSVGGSIHRNYDLLLRHRLHIVGEVQLQVNHCLLGLPGVRKEEIRNVLSHPMALAQCDMVLNELGVLSVSAHDTAGAAQMVSSTGLRESGAIASARAAEIYGLEILAENIQDDGNNITRFLILGREPVIPGTDRPYKTSIVFTLEEGPGELFKALSLFAMRSINLSKIESRPQKQHPLRLVDYSNEGSTKDFDYLFFIDFEASMAEPRAQNALGHLQEFARFLRVLGCYPIDTVP, from the exons ATGGCTCTTAAAGGTGCAGCTCTCTGGGTTTGCGCCAGAAATCCTTGTTCTGATCTCGGGACCTCAGATTTGGATTCTAGGAATTCTGGGGCCGCATCGATCAGTTTTAAGTTCGATTTGGAAAAGTTTAGCAGGGAATGTTGTAGTCTGGGTGCTTTGACTCAGCAAGCTACCACTCCTGTGGAAGATGAGAAGCCGCGTGTGCCTGGGGTTGAGTCGTCTGGGGCCATTGCGCGAACTTGGGGCAATGAATCCAGGGGTCTTCACAAGGATTTGTACCTTCTCCCTA AACCGTTATCCGCGAATGACCTCACTTCTTCTCCAAGTGATGGTTCAAAAGTACGGGTTGCCTATCAG GGGCTGCCAGGAGCATATAGCGAGGCTGCAGCACTGAAAGCATACCCCAAGTGCGAACCTGTTCCATGTGACCAGTTTGAAGAAGCATTCAAG GCTGTTGAATTGTGGTTAGTGGATAAAGCAGCTATTCCCATCGAGAATTCTGTTGGTGGGAGCATCCATCGTAATTACGATTTGCTACTTCGACATAGGCTGCACATAGTTGGGGAGGTGCAGTTGCAAGTTAACCATTGCCTTTTAGGGTTACCTGGCGTAAGAAAAGAGGAGATAAGAAATGTTTTGAGTCATCCTATG GCTCTTGCTCAATGTGACATGGTGCTAAATGAATTAGGTGTTCTCAGCGTTAGTGCTCATGATACTGCTGGTGCTGCTCAG ATGGTGTCGTCAACTGGCCTAAGAGAGTCTGGAGCCATTGCTAGTGCCAGAGCTGCAGAAATTTATGGGCTTGAGATTCTTGCTGAAAATATCCAG GATGATGGCAATAATATTACCCGTTTCCTGATACTTGGAAGAGAACCCGTAATTCCTGGAACTGATAGGCCCTATAAG ACAAGCATTGTTTTTACTCTAGAAGAAGGTCCTGGTGAACTTTTCAAAGCTTTGTCCCTCTTTGCTATGAGGAGCATTAATTTGTCTAAG atTGAGAGCCGCCCTCAGAAACAGCATCCTTTAAGGCTTGTTGATTATTCTAATGAAGGAAGCACCAA GGATTTTGACTACCTGTTCTTCATCGACTTTGAAGCTTCAATGGCAGAGCCTCGTGCCCAAAATGCTTTAGGACATCTGCAG GAATTTGCAAGATTTCTTCGTGTCCTTGGTTGCTATCCGATCGATACGGTTCCATAG
- the LOC122278090 gene encoding lactoylglutathione lyase GLX1, with product MAEAAPVAAPNAELLEWPKKDKRRLLHAVYRVGDLARTIKFYTECFGMKLLRQRDIPDEKYSNAFLGFGPEVSNFVVELTYNYGVSSYDIGSGFGHFAIATQDIYKLVEDIRAKGGVITREPGPVKGGQSVIAFVKDPDGYVFELIQRGPTPEPLCQVMLRVGDLDRAIKFYEKALGMRLLKKVDRPEYKYTMAMLGYAEEHETTVLELTYNYGVTEYTKGNAYAQIAIGTDDVYKSAEVVSLVIQELGGKITRPAGPIPGINTKITSFLDPDGWKTVLVDNEDFLKELQEI from the exons ATGGCTGAGGCTGCGCCTGTTGCTGCTCCCAACGCTGAGCTGTTGGAATGGCCTAAGAAGGATAAGCGCCGGTTACTCCATGCAGTGTATCGTGTGGGTGATCTTGCCCGTACCATCAA GTTTTATACTGAATGTTTTGGAATGAAGCTGCTCAGGCAAAGAGACATTCCTGACGAGAAATACTCTAATGCTTTTCTTGGCTTTGGCCCAGAAGTGTCTAATTTTGTTGTGGAATTGACATACA ATTATGGCGTGTCTTCATATGATATTGGAAGTGGCTTTGGTCACTTTGCTATTGCAACTCAAGAT ATTTACAAATTGGTTGAAGACATCCGGGCCAAGGGTGGGGTTATCACGAGAGAGCCTGGTCCTGTTAAAGGTGGGCAAAGTGTCATTGCCTTTGTAAAGGATCCCGATGGTTATGTTTTTGAACTTATCCAGAGAGGTCCTACTCCTGAGCCACTCTGCCAAGTGATGCTTCGAGTTGGTGATTTGGATCGCGCTATCAAGTTTTATGAAAAG GCCTTGGGAATGAGGCTGTTGAAGAAGGTTGATAGACCTGAATACAAG TACACCATGGCCATGTTGGGGTATGCAGAAGAACATGAGACAACTGTTCTGGAGCTGACTTACAATTATGGCGTGACTGAATATACCAAGGGAAATGCATATGCTCAG ATTGCTATCGGTACTGATGATGTTTACAAAAGTGCTGAGGTTGTCAGCCTGGTCATACAAGAGCTTGGAGGAAAGATTACCCGACCAGCAGGGCCAATTCCTGGAATCAACACCAAGATTACCTCTTTTCTAGATCCGGATGGCTGGAAAACT gTCCTTGTTGACAATGAAGATTTCCTGAAGGAGCTGCAGGAAATATAA